Proteins from a single region of Punica granatum isolate Tunisia-2019 chromosome 8, ASM765513v2, whole genome shotgun sequence:
- the LOC116188052 gene encoding mitochondrial outer membrane import complex protein METAXIN, translating to MEAASEREELTLVARKPGFGLPTACPSCLPVYIYLKFAGVPFRLDFNLANPDSDQIPYVESGTYVAYNNEKGGVIESLKDDDVLDLDSELRSAPDFMSMRAMIGSWLEDALSYELWLGSDGSPAHKIYYTDLPWPLGKVLYLKQIQTVKQRLGITKENTERREAEIYRKATIAYGALSTRLGEEDFFFNRPSSLDAAFIGHALIVLQALPETSTLRNKLLQHDNLVQYAEKHKAQFVEASSSSSSASQFPSIPKRGSKPKSETKKERTPQEKTFRKRAKYFLIAQFVAVLLFLSIMGGASDDAEVEIDDDDEGFSYDE from the exons ATGGAGGCAGCGAGCGAGAGAGAAGAGCTCACCCTTGTTGCCCGGAAGCCCGGGTTCGGTCTCCCGACGGCCTGCCCTAGCTGCTTGCCCGTCTACATTTACCTCAAGTTCGCCGGGGTCCCGTTCCGGTTGGACTTCAATCTGGCCAATCCCGATTCTG ATCAAATTCCCTATGTAGAATCTGGTACATATGTCGCTTACAACAATGAGAAAGGCGGGGTAATAGAAAGTCTAAAAGACGATGATGTCCTTGATCTAGACTCCGAACTGCGGTCAGCTCCAGATTTCATGTCAATGAGGGCCATGATTGGGTCATGGCTTGAAGACGCACTATCATATGAACTCTGGCTGGGATCTGATGGATCTCCTGCTCACAAGATTTATTATACTGATCTTCCATGGCCATTAGGAAAGGTATTATATCTAAAGCAGATTCAAACTGTAAAGCAACGCCTTGGAATCACCAAAGAAAATACTGAGCGAAGAGAGGCAGag ATTTATAGGAAAGCAACGATTGCATATGGAGCTTTGTCAACTAGATTAGGTGAAGAggattttttctttaacaG GCCATCAAGCTTAGATGCAGCTTTTATCGGGCACGCATTAATTGTCCTTCAAGCATTGCCG GAAACTTCTACATTGAGGAACAAACTCTTACAACATGATAATCTTGTGCAATATGCTGAAAAGCACAAGGCACAGTTTGTTGAAGCCagttcatcatcttcttctgctTCACAGTTCCCTTCAATTCCTAAACGAG GTTCGAAGCCCAAAAGCGAAACGAAGAAGGAAAGAACTCCCCAAGAGAAGACATTCCGGAAAAGGGCAAAGTATTTCCTTATAGCGCAGTTTGTTGCGGTTTTACTTTTCCTATCTATCATGGGAGGAGCTTCTGATGATGCTGAGGTAGAGATTGATGACGACGATGAAGGCTTCAGCTATGATGAATGA